Genomic window (Salvelinus alpinus chromosome 13, SLU_Salpinus.1, whole genome shotgun sequence):
AAAACAACAGCATGAATTTCGTGAAAAAGAAGTAGACCATTAAATATTTTCCGAGATAATTAACTTGTTTTCTGTAATATCATATAGATTTGGAATATCATATAGATTGTAATATATGTAATATCATATAGATTTCTTGATTTAACCTGATTTTTAGAAGGGATTAAGTGACGATGACTTTAGCAACCTCGTGACGTAGCAGTACAACGTGAACAcgattggtcgacagtctgctgGTGGAGGGTTATACGTTTCTCTATCCATTGCTCAATGAGATTCCCATCTCCTTTCTCTAATATCTCtggcttagctagctaactttgtgAAGAGTGTGTGACATCGTCAAGGATTGGTTTCCATTCCATTTTAATAAAACTAGCTGGTTCATTTGTTACGGAAAAAAACAGGACTCGTTTAAAAAAAAGTCTGTTCGTTTGGGAATATGCCGAAGAATAAAGGTACGCAGCAAATATGTTGtctttggttgttattccatttcaGGGGGGAAGTTTATGCTAGCTAGCTTCCCGGCCCATGCTTAGCAACGTAACCGGAGGAAGGCACGGTATGGCATTGAACAAGTATTGAAAGCGTGGAAACGTTAACCGTAGTTACAACCATCGTCGTTTATTTAAGCGTAATTTGACTATTAAAAAAATAAGGGATTCAAATGGCGATTATCCAGCTAAATGAACTGCCTTGCTTGCTTTTGTCACATTCTGTTGCGCCGCAGAATGACTACCATCAACTAGTGGTAGGCCAACAATATCCCTGTCCAGCGGTTTCCATCATCTTGAGCCTCTGCCTTAATCGCTGTCACATTCactagctaactagttagctaccacatATAAAAGGGGTTAGTTAAAATCTTTGTAGCTAGGTTACAGGCATGTGGTTGGTTTATTTATCTGTGTTGATTGTGCTTTTTATGCCAATGAAAGGTGGAACTGGAATTACAGTTACCAGTGCCACATGTTTACTATCTCTCATCTTCTCATTACAGGTAAGGGAGGAAAGAATCGGCGACGTGGTAAGAACGAGAATGAATCAGAAAAGAGAGAGCTGGTATTTAAAGAGGATGGCCAAGGTGAGTGCATGGACCCCCTTCAACCTGATTTAACCTGTAAATTTAGCAAACAGGTTTTGACCTCGCTGTCAATCTGGCGTGCTCCACGAGGGGGCAAAAGGGGGCTTAATTAACCCACTCAATTGAAACGTGTGCCCCCACAGTTTTAGTTTTATGTCCCTATATAAAaattagaggtcgactgattatgatttttcaacgccgataccgattattggaggaccaaaaaagccgataccaattaatcaGATTTTAAAGATTTTAaatttttttgtaataatgacaattacaacaatactcaataaacacttattttaacttaatataatacatcaaaatcaatttagcctcaaataatgaaacatgttcaatttggtttaaataatgcaaaaacaaagtgttggagaagaaaaaaaaaatacagattgttatgaaaactggaaatcggccattccgattaatcggtggACCTCGAATAAAAATACCGAAGTTCAAATGATTGAGTGACATGTTGGCACGAAATCTGTATCCGCACCATGGACAGAACGTGCCGCAGAGTGGGTTGTGTGTAGGGCCGCTATGGAAAGTTAATGCAAAGTTAAGTATGACTCCTTTTGAGTTTGGAAAAAATGCTGCTCATCTGTGGTAGGCTAAGTGAATAACGAGATATGCCTCCACCTGTAATATTTTTATTCATAAGGACGGGGTCAAGTTTACAGTTAAAGCTGCTTCCCTCAACTCTGCCCCACCAATACAGAGTTAGCTCTAACTAGCTAATCTGCCACTGCCACGATGGATATCATAAATGAAACCACCAAGGTCGTTGTCAAGCCCAGCAGAAATTATGCTGCcaagcgcccccccccccccccccacaaatttttgttgtacttttttaatatgccaggtaggctacactggttgtaaagcggattaatgtgcttactTTTACGAATTTAGCCATAAATATAGCACCACGAAAGCCGGGATCCTCTTTTAAATGGTGGCCTGTCAGATCTCTGTTTTCACACGTGATTGCTCAATGACTGGGCTTTATAAGAACACGTTTCACTGGGCTCTGTAGGCTatgggctctccaaccatgttccaggGGTCCTACACCTATAGGTTATTTGGCTACTTTAGTTGTGAtataaaccttatcaaaacatataggcctataggctaggtTACATGGTGCATGCAACTATGATGTGAAAAAGGCACACACAAAATGCATGCTCTGTTTCTTGCCTTATACCGCACACGgtgggcatcattcacaaatgataatattctcaaccatcagactattctcaatttaatcttctctttacatatactaaataatacagtaccagtcaaaagtttagacacacctactcattcaagggtttttctttatttttactattttctacattgtagaataatagtgacgacatcaaaactatgaaataacacacatggaatcatgtgaactcggcaaaaaaagaaacgtcttctcacttgtcaactgcgtttattttcagcaaacttgtgtaaatatttgtatgaacataacaagattcaacaacagacataaactgaacaagttccacagacatgtgactaacagaaattgaataatgtgtccctgaacaaagggggggttcaaaatcaaaagtaacagtcggtatctggtgtggccaccagctgcattatgtactgcagtgcatctcctcctcatggactgcaccagatttgcccattcttgctgtgagatgttaccccactcttccaccaaggcacctgcaagttccctgacatttctggggggaatggccctagcccttaccctccgatccaacagatcATGCTCAATCGTGctcaaccatcacccctggtgagacaaaaccgcgactcgtcagtgaagagcactttttgccagtcctgtctggtccagcgacggtgggtttgtgcccataggcgacgttgttgccggtgatgtctggtgaggacctgccttacaacaggcctacaagccgtcagtccagcctattgcggacagtctgagcactgatggagggattgtgcgttcctggtgtaactcgggcagttgttgccatcctgtaccgcaggtgtgatgttcggatgtaccgatcctgtgcaggtgttgttacacgtggtctgccactgcgaggacaatcagctgtctgtcctgtctcactgtagcgctgtcttaggtgtctcacaatacggacattgcaatttattgccctggccacatctgcagtcctcatgcctccttgcagcatgcctaaggcacgttcacgcagatgagcagggacactgggcatctttcttttggtgtttttcagagtcagtagaaaggcctctttagtgtcctaagttttcataactgtgaccttaattgcctaccgtctgtaagctgttagtgtcttaacgaccgttccacaggtgcatgttcattaattgtttatggttcattgaacaagcatgggaaacagtgtttaaaccctttacaatgaagatctgtgaagttattttgatttttacgaattcTCTTTGAAAGACGGGGTCCAGAAAACGtccctttttttgctgagtttagtaaccTAAAAGGCAAAGTAGCCACcctgatgggatggcgtatcgctgaagaatgctctggtagccatgctgattaagtgtgccttgaattctaaataaatcagacgatgtcaccagcaatgcaccatcacaccacctcctccatgcttcgcgGTGGGAACCAAGCATGTggcgatcatccgttcacctactttgcgtctcggacactgcggttggaaccaaacatctcaaatttgaactcagactaaaggacagatttccactggtctaatgtccaatgctcgtgtttcttggcccaagcaagtctcttcttattattggtgtcctttagtagtggtttctttgcagcaaatcgaccatgagggccctacagtctcctctgaacagttgatgttgagatgtgtctgttacttgaactctgaaggatttatttgggctgcattctgaGGTGTAGTTAattttaatgaacttatcctctgcagcagaggtaactctgggtcttcctttcctgtggcggtactcatgagccagtttcgtcatagcacttgatagtttttgcgactgcacttgaaaaaactttcaaagtttttgaaatgtttgaccttcgtcttaaagtaatgatggactgtcgtctctctttgcttatttgaactgttcttgccataatatggacttggtctttttacAAATAGGGGTGGTATAGAGAAGACAACCCTATCTTgtcataactgattggctcaaacccataaagggaagaaattccacaaattaacttttaacaaggcacaccttttaattgaaatgcattccaggtgactaccttgtgaagctggttaagagaacgccaagtgtgcaaagctgtgaagGCAATctcatatcaaatatattttgatttgaacaCTTCTGCTTACGTCGCTATTATTctatgagcaggtgtgtccaaacttttgaatagtATTGTATGTGCGATTTTAGTTTTGATTTAGCATACGTGGCTGTCATGCACATATTGGAACAGGGGGGGGAAAGACGTCATCTGTATGCACttgaatagcgaatggaggacgcttttcctgcGGTTAATTTTTATGCCAGCCAGGTATGCTACTCCGGTTggaaagagaagcaatgtgcttaatattaggaaagttgagaaataaatatagtaggcctagtctatagaaagctgatgggatcgtgtttttaatagaggccatcaaaactctgttttctcacacaattgcatagcctacagAAATGTTGTTTAACATGGGCTCATTATAAGAACCCTTATTTAACTCCATGCATCAACCAGCTATGAGAAGCTGGCTCTCCCTGCACAACAGGTGATCCTATTCCGCTCAGACTCTGAATGAATGccagggctctcatgaagtgtttgattagatgttagattgcattgatgtcagaatgattagagggacaatagtgcGCTGAGTACCAGGaagttaggacctgatggagggacaatggaGCGCTGAGTACCGAGccattagcaagtttggtaggccctcaatctcacacaaatgatcaaggaacctaccaggtacaagcccaaatccgtaaacatgggcaccctcatagatatcatcctgaccaacttgccctctaaatacacctctgctgttttcaaccaggatctcaaacaaccacccctcatcactgtcaaacgctccctaaaacacttctgcgagcaggccttctTAATCGACcttgcccgggtatcctggaaggatattgacctcaacctgtcagaggatgcctggttgttcttaaaGTGCcttcctcgccatcttaaataagcatgccccttaaaaaatgtagaactaagaacagatatagtccagacttgactgcccctGACCAGCACAACAACATCCTCTGGCGCACTGCACTAGCTTCGAaaagtccccgcgatatgcaacttttttgGGAAGTCAGGaatcaatatacacagtcagtcaggaaagcaaaggctagctttttcaaacacaaatttgcatcctgcagcactaattacAAAAAGTTTtaggacactaaagtccatggagaataagagcagcacctctcagctgcccactgcactgaggctaggaaacatggtcaccaccgataaatccacgataatcgagaatttcaataagcatttctctacggctggccacactttccacctggctaccccaactccggccaacagctctgcacccccccgcagcaactggcccaagccccccccccccccttcacccaaatccagacagccgATGTCCTGAAAGAACTGCAGAATCTGGATCCCTaccaatcagctgggctagacaatctggaccctctcttcctaaaatcatctgccgccattgtcgcaactcctattactagtctgttcaacctctttcgtatagtctgagattcctaaagattggaaagcggccgcggtcatgcccctcttcaaagggggaaactctaacccaaactgttacagacctatatccatcctgccctgcctttctaaagtcttcgaaaccCAAGTGAACAAACGGATCACCGACCATCTCGAaatccaccgtaccttctccgctatgcaatccggtttccgagatggtcacgggtgcacctcagccacgctcaaggtcctaaacgatatcataaccgccatcgataagagacattactgtgcagccttattcatcgacctggccactgctttcgactgtcaatcaccgtattcttaacggcagactcaacaggcttggtttctcaaatgactgcctcgcctggttcaccaactacttctcagatagagttcagtgtgtcaaatcggagggcctgttgtccggacctctgggagtctctatgggtgtgccacagggttcaattctcgggccgactcttttctcagtatatatcaatgatgtcgctcttgctgcgggtgattctctgatccaccactACGCAGACAACACCGTTCTCTATACCtctggtccttctttggacactgtgttaactaaacttcaaacaagcttcaatgctatacaacactccttccgtggcctccaacaactcttaaacgctagtaaaactaaatgcatgctcttcaaccaatagGTGCCCGCACCCGctcgcctagcatcactactctggacggttctgacttagaatatgtggacaactataaatacctagatgtctggctagactgtgagCTATCTTTCCAGactcattaagcatctccaattcaaaatgtaatctagattcggcttcctatttcgcaacaaaacctccttcactcatgctgctaaacataccctcgtaaaactgactatcctaccgacccttgacttcagcgatgtcatttacaaaatggcctccaacactactcagcaaattggatgcagtctatcacagtggaTGCAgtctacccaccattgcgacatgtatgctctcgttggctggtcctcgctacatattcgccgccaaacccactggctccaggtcatctagaagtctttgctaggtaaagctctgccttctcagctcactggtcaccatagcaacacccacccgtagcacgtgctccagcaggtatatctcactggtcatccccaaagccaacacctcctttggccgcctttccttccagttctctgctgccaatgactggaacgaattgaaaaaaatcactgaagttggcgacttatctccctcactaacttcaagcatcggctgtcagagcagcttaccgatcgctgcagctgtacacagcccatctaaaTAGCCCAGCCAAcctactacctacctcatccccatattagtttgtttttctgctcttttgcacaccagtatttctacttgcacatcctcatctgcacatctatcactccagtgttaattgctcaaTTTTAATTACttccactacggcctatttattgccttacctccttacttaatttgcacacaccgtATACAgatgttctattgtgttattgactgtgtgtttgtttatctcatgtgtaactctgttgtttttgtcacactgctgtgctttatcttggccaggtcgcagttgtaaatgagaacttgttctcaactggcctacctagcttaataaaggtgaaataaataaaggcTACTAATGACTATCAGCGGCATCAGAGCGCAGTTTGAGtagcctagttaccgtgactcagcggtcatgtggaatttgacttcGGTCATGACTGGTAACTGcctgtgtggcggtaatacggtcaccgtaaccaGGGAGTAGGGCTGTTAACAGTTCAGCTCTTACATTTGAGCCACCTCGTGACCCCCTCCATATGAATTGACTAACTGGCTGAACTTCTGTTCTAATCTAGAATATGCACAGGTGATTAAGATGTTGGGTAATGGACGACTGGAAGCTATGTGTTTTGATGGAGTCAAGCGACTATGCCACATCCGAGGAAAGCTACGGAAAAAGGTAATGGTGTACACAGTAGCCTATATAGTAGTGCCATTAGCCACAATATCCACCACGTGTTTTGGCAAATAGCTGTAGACTGAAGATAATTGAGATCTTACGTGTACTGTATAAATGCAATCCAATGCCATTATCCTTTACACTCCACTTCCACAATGCTTTGGGTTTGACATGAGGGTTGACAGACTCTTCTACCTGATTAGTTTGTCTCTATGCTGGAAATATTACAGTTTCCATACTCCAAGCTGTCCTTGCTGACATCTTGTTCTTCGCTCCTGGGCAGGTTTGGATCAATACTTCAGACATCATCCTTGTGGGACTTCGAGATTACCAGGTAATATTAATAAAACATGTgcagtgtatttttttatttatgatAATACAACCCAAGGCACTAGGAGGCCCAAAGTTCGAAGAATATGTCCTAATGGTTACATTCTTCCCTGAAGGACCAAAAAGCCGATGTTATCCTTAAGTACAATGCAGACGAGGCCAGGAGTTTGAAGGCCTATGGGGAGCTTCCTGAACATGGTAAGTATCTTGGGCCACTAAAAAAGAGAGGGAATAAGGGAGGTTAATAACCTCTAACCTAAGACTAAAATGAAATAAAGCCAGGAATGGAGAATTATCTTGCTTCAAATTATAGGCACATGTTCACtcttttacttaaaaaaaaaaaaagtaggctaGTTTATTAATTGTGACTATCTTCTAACACCCTAGCTAAAATCAATGAGACTGACACATTTGGACCTGGCGACGATGAGGATATTCAGTTTGATGACATTGGAGATGACGACGAGGACATTGATGATGTAAGTAGAGGATTCCTCTTGCTAGTTACAAGGAAAGCTATCCATAGGTAATAATTGGTGTGATGCAGTCAATCACTAAAATCACATACAATTGAGTGAAATGCTTTTTGCTCTGTCCATTTTGCTTGAATTCTTTGTCTGCTTTTGGGTCAGGTAACTTGGTA
Coding sequences:
- the LOC139537004 gene encoding eukaryotic translation initiation factor 1A, X-chromosomal-like, with translation MPKNKGKGGKNRRRGKNENESEKRELVFKEDGQEYAQVIKMLGNGRLEAMCFDGVKRLCHIRGKLRKKVWINTSDIILVGLRDYQDQKADVILKYNADEARSLKAYGELPEHAKINETDTFGPGDDEDIQFDDIGDDDEDIDDI